The candidate division KSB1 bacterium genomic interval TCACTTTCTTGAACACTCTCGGCGCGCTGCTTGTGCTGGTGGTCCCGCGCGTCACCCAGCGCTTCCTGGACGCAGCCCTTGGCTTTGCGGCGGGGGTCATGCTGACGGCCAGCTTCACCAGCTTGATCCTGCCAGGAATCGACCGTGCCGGCATCTTCCCCGTGGCGGCGGGGATCATCCTCGGGGCGCTGTTCCTCGATCTGGCGGACCATCTGATCCCGCATTTGCACGCGCTGTCCCGGGAGGAAGGCCCGCACACGGAGAGGATCCGAGCGGTGTGGCTGTTCATCATCGCCATCACCCTCCACAATATGCCGGAGGGTCTGGCGGTAGGTGTAGGCTACGGATCGGGCAATATCGGCGATGCCTTCGCCCTCACCATGGCCATCGGCTTTCAGAACATACCGGAAGGGATGGCCGTCTCGTTCTCAGCCCTGAGCGCCGGTATGGGCAAGAGGTTTTACGCCAGCCTGGTAGGGGTGCGCGCTGGCCTTGTGGAAATTCCCCTCGCCGTGCTCGGGGCCTGGGCGGTGAGCGCGATGACCGCCATTCTGCCCTATGCAATGGGCTTTGCGGCCGGGGCCATGCTCTACGTGATCAGCGACGAAATCATCCCCGATACCCACGGGCGCGGGCACGAACGCATCGCCACGCTGGGCACCATGTCCGGGGTTCTCGTGATGCTCTACCTGGACATCGTACTCGGTTGAAATCCCCCGAGAAAAGGGGGCGCCCCCATCTGTCCTGGGGACGCCGCCCGAGATCACGCCTTCTTTACCGTCTCGCGATCGAAATCCCAGTACACGATCTTGCCGCTGCGAATCGAGAGATTGACCATGTGCGCGCAGGCAGCGGCTCTGTGCCCCATTAAGGCATCCTGGACCGGCGGTTTGCGGGTCCTCACGGATTCGAAGAACCTCTGCATGTGGACGAGGGTGGCGTCCAGTCCTTCTTCCCGGTAGATCTCGGCAGCCTCCAGTACCCTTGGCGGCTGCGTGTCAGGTCTTTCCGCTGCCAGGACCTTGGGGTCCCGGTAGTAGGCTTCTTCCAGCTCCTTGGGCCAGCTCCGCACGATCCAGCCGTTGTCTTCGTGGACAATTTCGGGGTAGAAGCGGAGTTCGCCGCCTCCCACCTCGAGGCTCCCCTCGGTCCCCAGGATCTGAAAACCGCTCCCGCCCAGCCTCTGGTTGTTGAACGTCGTGCTCATATTAACCATGAAACCCTCAGGGTATTCCAGCACGGCGTTCACCGTGTCGGGAACCTCGCGGCTCTCCCGCCAGCGGTAGAGGGCGCCCATAGCCATGGCGCTGCGGGCCATCTTCGCCCCCATCACGAAGTGGATCGAGGTGCAAAGGTGGACGAACAGATCTGTGGGAATACCTCCGGAGTAGTCCCAGTAGCAACGCCACCGGAAGAAGCGTTCGAGGCTGAACGGCCTCTTCGGTGCGGGCCCGAGGAACATCTCCCAGTCGACCGTCTCCGGCGAAGCGTCGGGCGGGATGGGGTAGATCCAGGCCCCGCTTGCGGTGTTCCGGTTGTAGTAGGCCCGGATCATCGTGATCTGGCCCAGTTTGCCCGAGGCCACGATCTCGCGGGCCTTCTCCTGAATCGCCGAGCTCATTCCCTGGCTTCCCACTTGCAGGATACGGCCGGTCCGCCTGACCGCATGGACGATCTCCACACCCTCGTCCACGGTGTAGGTGAGCGGCTTTTCGATGTACACGTCCTTCCCTGCCTCCAGGGCCTCGATCGCCTGACGCGCGTGCCAATGGTCCGGGGTTGCGATCACTACGACGTCGATCCCCTTGTCTGCGAGGATGTTGCGGTAGTCACCGTAGTCCTTGGCGCGGCCCTGCGTTCGATCGATGGCTCTACGCACCCTTCCCTTGTAGGCATCGCAGACGGCCACAATCTCCGTCCCGGGGACCTTCATTACAGCTTCCATGAGCTCCTGCCCGCGCGCGCCTACGCCGATCATCCCCACGGTGATGGCGTCGTTGGGCCCCGTTTTCTTCGTCCCTTGGGGCTGAACAAGGCGGGGCCCGAGGCTAACGAACATGCCGGTCGCGGCGCTGTGCCGCAGAAATTCCCTGCGCGTCATTCCTCTGCGCATTGCTCCTACCTCCCTCTTCACGTTCGCCTGCTCGGATCCCGTGGCGACCTAATCGCCTTCGGCCCAGATGTTGGCCAGAAGACCTTTGAGATACGCGATAGCCGCCACGATGTCTCGCCGCTGCTCTTCTCCCTCAATCTCACGCTCCACCGTAAGGGGCTCCCGATAGCCAGCTCGTCGGAGGACGCGCAAGATTCCGGCAAAGTCCACGTGACCGAGGCCGACGGGGACCTCCAGCCCCCAGGTCAGCCCGGGTCGGTCCGACCAGCGCGCGTCCTTGCAGTGCACGCTTCTAATGTGGGGAGCCAGCTTCTCCGCAGCCTCCACAGGATCCCCTGTGCCGTAGAGGATCATATTGGCCGGGTCAAAATTGACGGCCACGTTCGGCTCGCCCAGATCCATCAGAAAGTCGCGGAGGAGTTCGGCGCTTTCCTGGCCCGTTTCCAGGTGGAGCCACAGCCCGAGCTCGGCGCACCACCTGGAAAGGGACCTCGTCACCTCCACAATCTCCCGGTAAGAGGCGCCTGCGCGATCGGGCGGGAGGAAACCGAGGTGAAGCCCGATGGCTGGGGCACGTAGGTGCGCGGCCACCTCGGCCATGGCCTTGGCTGCTCGCAGACGTTCCGCCCGGTGTTCCTCCGGCACAAGGCCCACGGTGCGACGAACGGTTGGGATGTCCCGGTAGTCCTCTCCCTCGAAAAGGCAGAACACCACAGTGGGCCGGATCTCGCACTGGCTAAGAAGCTCCAGGAGACGATCGCGCTGCCCGCCGTCCGGTACAGAGCTGGAGTGAATGGCAAGATGGCAGGTGCTGACGCCAGCGACGGTCAGGAAATCCAGGAACTCCGGCAGCCGCTTGTCCGCGTGAACAAAGACGCCGAATGGCAGCCCGCTTCCCTCGCCCACACCAGGCCTCCTCCCTTGTCCGGGGTTTGATCCGCTCTGGGGACGGTTTCGAGCTACGCCGCCAAGTTACGAATCCGGGAGTGCCCCCGCAAGCGGCCGCGAAAATTCTGTTGCATTTCCGGGTCGATTTGGCTAAACTTCGCGCGTGCCAGGAGACACAAGCTGGAGAAGACGATGCAGGTCCTTCACCAACATCCCTTTCACCATCCCTTTCACGTAGACCACAGTACCGGTGGGTGATCTGCACTGTCGCTGATGTCCAAGTTCCTGAGAGCCCACCGGTCGGTGGGCTTTTTCGTTAGAGCTGACAGCGGCACGAGGCCATCTTCGAGGCACACCCATGGTTCTGAAACTTGGTTTGCCCAAGGGGAGCTTGCAGGAGGCCACCTTTCGCCTGTTCAATCGGGCTGGCTTTTTCCTGTCGGTTGGCCCTCGCAGCTATTTCCCCGTCATCGACGACGAGGAGATCGAGCCTGTACTGATCCGCGCGCAGGAGATTGCGAAGTACGTCGAGCGCGGCGTTTTCGACGCCGGGCTGACGGGCCTGGACTGGATCCTCGAGACCGAGGCGGACGTCCACGAGGTGTGTGAGCTTGCTTACTCCAAGCAGACCCTGCGGCCTGTGCGCTGGGTCGTGGCAGTTCCCAAGGACTCGGAGATCCAGAGCGTGAAGGATCTTCAGGGGAGACGGATCGCCACCGAAATCGTCCATCTGACGCGCAAGTACCTCGCCGCTCACGGCGTGGAGGCGGACGTCGAGTTTTCTTGGGGCGCCACGGAAGTGAAAGCGCCCATTCTGGCGGACGCCATTGTCGAGGCGACGGAAACCGGCGCCTCCCTGCGCGCCAACGGTCTGCGCATCGTGGACACGGTCCTGGAATCCACGACGCGGCTCATCGCCAACCGCGAGAGCTGGCAGGATCCCTGGAAACGGCAGAAGATCGAGAACCTGGCGCTCCTCCTTCAGGGCGCCATGGCTGCGGAAGGCCGCGTCGGCCTCAAGATGAACGTCCCGCGCGCCCGCCTGCAGGAAGTAGCCGGGGTCGTCCCATCGATGAAAAACCCGACGATTTCGCCCCTCACCGACCCAGACTGGGTAGCCATGGAGGTGGTCGTACCCGAAGCCGAAGTGCGCCGACTGATCCCCGTCCTCAAACAGATGGGAGCCCAGGACATCATCGAGTATCCATTGAACAAGGTCATCCCCTAAGCAAACTCTGGATGGTCGAGGCCATGCCCATTCCCATTTACCGCGACGAAGAAGCAACTCAGTTCTTGGAGCGCTTGGAGGCCCTCCGACAGGAGGAGGATCGGCAGGTCGAGGCAGTGGCCCGGTCCATCCTCGAAGAGGTTCGTAGCCGAGGCGACGATGCCCTGCGGGAGCTAACGCGGCGACACGATGGCGTCGATCTGCCCCCGGAAAGCTTTCGGGTGACCGATGCCGAATTCCAGGAGGCCTGGGAAGAGGTCCCAGGCGAAGTGCGTTCCGCCCTCGCCTCGGCGGCTGAGAACATTCGCCGCTTCCACCAGCGGCCGCTCCCCGAGTCCTGGCTCATCTGGGAAGAAGGCGGGGTGATCCTGGGCGAGAGGTTTTCCCCCCTGGACCGAGTGGGAATCTACGTACCCGGCGGACGAGCTGCCTACCCTTCCACCCTGTTGATGTGCGCCCTTCCGGCCCAGATCGCTGGGGTACAGGAGATCGCCGTCTGTTCCGCGCCCGGCCCCCAGGGCAAAGCCCATCCCCTTGTCCTGGTGGCGGCGCGGATCGCCGGGATACACGAGGTCTACAAGATAGGCGGCGCGCAGGCTGTAGCGGCCCTCGCATTTGGAACCCAGACGATTCGCCCGGTCGACAAGATCGTGGGCCCGGGGAACGCCTACGTGACGGCCGCCAAGCGCCTCGTGTTCGGACGGGTGGGAATTGATATGCTCGCCGGCCCAAGCGAGGTGGTCATCCTGGCGGATGACTCGGCAGAACCGGCCTACATCGCTGCTGATCTGTTGGCGCAGGCAGAACACGACCCGATGTCTGTAGCCCTCCTGATCACCCCCTGCGGATGGCTGGGGCAGGCGGTGGCCAACGAACTGGAGGAGCAGTTGACCGATCTTCCCAGGCGAGAGGTGGCCGCCGAAAGCCTTCGCACCCGCGGTGGCATTCTCCTGGGCCGGGACCTTAAGGAGTGCCTCCAGTGGATCAACCGTCTTGCCCCCGAGCACCTCGGGATTCACCTGCCCGATCCCTGGCCCCTGCTCAAGGAGATTCGGCACGCGGGATCCATCTTCCTCGGAAGCTACTCGCCAGAAGCGATCGGCGACTACTGGGCCGGGCCGAATCACGTGCTGCCCACAGGAGGAAGCGCGCGTTTCAGCTCGGCCCTGTCGGTGCGGGACTTCCTGAAAGCGAGCAATGTGATCAGCTACACGCGAATCTCCCTATCGGCCTACGCCTCCGCGGTGGCTGGACTTGCGCGAGCGGAGGGCCTGGAGGGACACGCAAGGGCGATCGAGCGGAGGTTGGTGGCCAATGCTTCTCGATAACATCCGAGCCGAAGTACGTTCCCTGCCGGGCTACAGCGCACCGGAAAGAGGCAGGCCCGTCGTCAAACTGGATCAGAACGAGTGCCCCTTTGACTTGCCGGAGGAAATAAAGCGCAGAGCCCTGGAACGGCTGCGGACCACGCCCTGGAACCGCTATCCGGGATTTGAGAACCCAGAGCTCCGGGAAAAGCTCGCCGCCCGGTTGGGCGTGAGCCCCAATCAAGTCCTCCTCGGCCACGGCTCGAATCAGATCATCTACAGCCTGGCGATGGCGGTCCTGGAACGAGGAACGCGCCTGGTCTACTCTCCGCCGACGTTCTCCCTTTTCGAGCTGGTGGGCCGGATCTTTGGGGCCGAACTGCACCCGGTGCCTCAGCTGCCGGGATTTGTCCTCGACGGCGAGGCCATCGCCCAGGCGGCCGAAGGAGCCCGGATCACGATGATCGCTTCGCCTAACAACCCCACGGGGGCAGCCCTTGACCCGGCCTACCTCGACCGCATCGCCGGCAATACCTCTGGGCTGGTGCTCTGGGACGAAGCGTACCACGAGTTTTACGGCCGCACGGGGCTTCCCGCCGTCCAGCGGCACCGGAACGTGCTTGTCCTGCGCACCTTCTCTAAAGCCTTTGGTCTGGCTGGCGTGCGCTTCGGGTTTCTTGTGGGTGATCCGGAAGTAATCGCCGAGCTGCGGAAGGTCAACCTTCCATTCAATGTCGATCGCCTCTCGGAGGCCGTGGTGGATGTGGCGCTGGACAACGACGGATTCGTCCGCGAGCGGGTGGAACGGATCGTCCGCGAGCGACAGCGCCTCTACACCGAGCTTGCGGCTACACCCGGAGTTGTCGTCTTTCCGTCGGAGACGAATTTCCTCCTCATCCGCGTGCCGAAGGCTGAAATTGTCTTCCGCTCCCTCCTTTCCCAGGGAGTGTTTGTGCGTTCCTTCGTCTCGGTGCCCGGATTGGAGGGCTGTCTCCGCGTCACGGTGGGGGCCCCGGAGGAAAACGATCTTCTCCTGGCAGCGCTCCAAAAGGCTCTGGCTGAGGCCGGGGTATCGGTGGAACAGGTGCCAGCAGAAGGGTAGACGCGATGAACCGGAACGCTGAATTTCACTGGAAGACGCGGGAGGTGGAAGCCACCGTACAGGTCGCTATCGATGGGAGCGGAAGCGCCGCCATCGACACGGGCATCGGGTTCCTTGACCACCTTCTGGAGACCTTTGCCCGCAATGCGCTGGTGGATCTGGAGCTCAAAGCGCGGGGCGACCTGGAGGTGGACGCGCACCACACCGTCGAAGACGTCGGGATTGCCCTGGGCATCGCCTTGCGACAGGCCCTCGGCGACAAGGACGGCATCTACCGCTACGGCTGGGTGATCTTGCCCATGGACGATGCCCTTGTACAGCTGGCCCTGGACCTCGGAGGTCGGCCCTACTTTTCTCTGGTCCGGGAGCGCCGGTTGGAGAAGGTTGGCCAGTTCGACGGCGAGCTGGCGGAAGAATTCCTGCGTGCCCTGGTCAACAATCTGGGAATGAACCTGCACATCGAAGTCCTTGCCGGGTGGAACACCCACCACATCCTCGAGGCGATGTTCAAGGCCCTCGGACGAGCCTTCCGGATGGCCGCGGAACGGGATCCACGGACTCAGGGCGTGCCTTCCACCAAGGGGAGCCTGCAGTGATCGCGGTGGTGGATTACGGCGCGGGAAACCTGCGGAGCGTCGAGAAAGCCCTTCAGGCCGTGGGTGGCGACGCCCGTCTCACCGATCGCCCGGAGGAAATCCGCAAGGCGGATCGCGTTGTGCTTCCGGGCGTCGGCGCCTTTGGAGACGCCGCCCAGCGCTTGCGCCGCCTGGGTCTGGCGGATGCCGTGCTCGACGTAATTCGCGCAGGCAGACCGTTCCTCGGCATTTGCCTTGGACTGCAGCTCCTGTTCGAGCGAAGTGAAGAGTCGTCGGAGACCCCCGGCCTCGCGCTCCTGGCTGGAGTCGTCAGGCGATTCCCTCCGCAACTCAAAGTCCCTCACCTGGGCTGGAACGCGGTGCGTTTCCTCCCCTCCGAGCCAATGTTCGCGTCGATACCGCAGGGAAGTTACTTCTACTTCGCCCACTCGTTCTACGCAGACACGCCCCGGTCAGAACTGGTCGCGGGCATCACGGAATACGGGGTAGATTTCCCCTCCGCCCTGTGCTGGGAGAACGTCTGGGCCGTCCAGTTTCACCCCGAGAAATCCCAGAGGTGGGGGCTCCAGCTCCTCCGAAACTTCTTGGCCATGTGAAGGAGCCGACGGGGAAGAATCGGAGCGGGGAAAGCCATGATCGTATTCCCTGCCATTGATCTCCTGGACGGAAACTGCGTCCGCCTTGTGGAAGGAAAGCGGGAGGCGATGACCGTCTATTCGGACTCGCCGATCGCCGTGGCGCGACGCTGGGAGTCGGCGGGCGCCAGCTGGGTGCACGTGGTGGACTTGAACGCCGCCTTCGGATTCGGGGACAATCGCGACATCGTGCGCGAAATCTGCGCGGAGACCAGCCTCAAGGTGCAGCTCGGAGGCGGCCTCCGCACGACCGATGCCGTGCAGAAAGTACGGGAGCTGGGGGTGCGCCGCGTGGTCGTGGGGACCGCAGCGGTACGACGGCCAGATTGGATCGCCGAGCTCGTGGCGGAATTCGGTGCAGATACGGTAGCGGCAGCCCTTGACCTCCGCGATGGCCTGGTAGCTATCCGGGGCTGGGAAGAGCAGCAGAAGATTCCCCCGCTGGACCTGGCGCAAAAGTGGGCCCAGAATGGCCTGCGTCACCTCGTCTATACGGACATCCGGCGCGACGGCAAGCTCATCGGGCCGGACGTAGAAGGTGCGGTGCGCCTGGCCCAGCTCACGGGACTGGGCATCACCGTCTCCGGAGGCATCGGCACAATGGACGACCTACGCGCCGTGCTCCGGGCCGCAGACGTCCTCGAAGGAGTGATCATAGGAAAAGCCATTTACGAAGGGGCGATCGATCTGGCTCAGGCCCTTCAGCTCGTGCGCACGGGTAGCCAGATCTCAGAATAACCGAACCTCCGCCCGGCAGTGAAACGGCGGGGGAATTTCTGGAGAACGAGAGACCGAAGGCGACCGATGCTTGCCAAACGCATCATCCCTTGTCTGGACGTCAACCACGGCCGCGTGGTGAAAGGCGTGCAGTTCCTAGACCTGCGCGACGCAGGGGATCCAGTGGAGCAGGCCCGCTTCTACGACGCTGAAGGGGCAGACGAGCTCGTCTTCCTGGACATTACGGCCTCGGCCGAAAAGCGCCCCACCCTGCTGGAAGTGGTGCGCCGAACCGCCGAGCAGGTCTTCATTCCGCTGACCGTGGGAGGAGGGGTTCGGGACGTCGAGGACGCGCGTCTCCTGCTGGAGAGCGGTGCGGACAAAGTGACCGTCAACACCGCGGCCGTCAAGCAGCCGCGTCTGATCACCGAGATAGCCTCGCGTTTCGGCAGCCAGGCCGTGGTGGTCGCCATCGACGCCAGGCGCTCCGGCGGCCACTGGGAGGTGTACACTTACGGCGGTCGACAGGCGACCGGCCTAGACGCTGTCCAGTGGGCCCAGCACGTGGTGTCCCTGGGAGCGGGTGAAATCCTGCTGACCTCCATGGACCGCGACGGCACGAAGGACGGCTACGATCTGGAGCTTACGCGCGCGGTGGCCGAAGCTGTGTCCGTCCCCGTGATTGCTTCGGGCGGGTGCGGACGTCTCGAGCATTTCTACGAGGCCTTCGCGATGGGCCACGCCGATGCGGCCCTCGCAGCCTCCGTCTTCCATTACCGCGAGCTCGCCATCGCTGAGGTCAAACGCTTCCTAAAGGAGCGCGGAATCCATGTTCGTGAATGAGCCACACGAGCTACTGGAAGTGGACCGTAGCGTACTGGATCAGCTGAAATATGACGACCGGGGCCTCCTTCCGGCCATCGCCCAGGATTCCCGTACGGGCCAGGTCCTGATGCTTGCTTACGTGAACCGCCAGAGCCTGGAGCACACGCTTGCCACCGGCCTCGCCACCTACTGGAGCCGTTCCCGCAGAGAGCTGTGGACCAAAGGCCTGACCAGCGGCCACGTGCAACGCGTGCGGCGCATCCTGTTCGACTGCGACCTGGACGCTGTGCTCTACCTGGTGGAGCAGGTTGGCCCTGCCTGCCACACCGGCAGGCAGAGCTGTTTCTTCCACGTGCTCAAGCCCACAGAGTAGCCCCCGTGGAGCCCGACCCCGGCGCCGTCCGTGGGGGCTCCCGTGCCCCCGTAGCCTCAAGGGCCCGCGGGACTACGAGTCCCACCTTCGGTTCGCGCTCCCTTGTTGCTTCTCCCCTCGCTGGGTGTTAACTTTGGCCGTAATCCGCCGAACAGCAGGAGGGATCCTTGCGCCGTGGAGCCCGCACCGCGGCGCTTGGGTATGGTAACAGAGGCAGAATTGCCGATCAGTGATGGAGGAGTTCATCGGCGGGTCAGAACTGTAGGACATCTTCGATCCGACAAGAGGAAAAGCTTTGTCCGCCCTGCTTAATTCCCCCTGGTTCACGTGGGTCATTCTCCCGATCCTTATCTTCTGTGCCCGCATTGTGGACGTATCCATCGGGACGATGCGCATCATCTTCATCGCCAAGGAGAAGCGGTTTCTGGCGCCCCTGCTCGGCTTCTTCGAGGTTCTGATCTGGCTCCTGGCCATCGGCCAGATCTTCAAGCATCTCGACAACGCCTTGTGTTACGTGGCTTATGCCGGCGGATTTGCGACAGGGAACTACGTCGGGATGCTCCTTGAACGACGACTGGCCCTGGGAACGGAGGTGGTGCGCCTGATCACCCGGCAGGATCCGTCCGAACTTCTTCGGGCCCTCCAGGCTGAGGGATTTGGCACCACGGTCATCGACGGCTACGGCTCCACGGGACCCGTGAAGATCATCTTCACGCTGATCCGCAGGAAGGATCGCCCCCACCTCCTGGAGCTGATCCAGGAGTACACGCCAGGCACCTTTTTCTCGATCGAGGACGTACGCGAGGCCCAGGCCGGGGTCTTTCCCCAGACCAGCCGGGAAAGGAAGCTCATCCTGAACCTTCGCCGCTGGAACCGGAAGAGAAAGTGAGCCAGGACAGGGCTGGGTATCCTTTGTCCGATACCCTTGCAAAGGGCGGAATCGGGACGCCGGACTGTACCCAGAAGCCCAACGGTACGGGCAGGGATGGGCTCCCAGACCAGTTCGGAGAGGGCCGGAGTCCAGCTCTCGCCGGGGTGAATCCCGTCGGGACAAGAGGGTGCTGGGGGGCGTATTCTCCGGAGGTAGGGGGCAGGCGCCGCTCCCTAACGTCGACGGTCTACTGGAGAGGAAGAAGCCTGGCGCACGGGAACGGCGGGCTGAGGACTGGCGCCTGAGCAGCGAATTGAACCAGCCACCGCGAGTGAACGGAGATGATCGAGGCTGAATATTCAGGGCGCCGGATCGGTGTAATCGTCCAGCGGTACGGGATCTACCTCGCCTTTGCCTTGGAGATCGTCGCCTTTACGGTTCTGTCGGATCGATTCCTCACGTACGAGAACCAGATCAACGTCTTCAGGCAGATCTCCATCAACGCCATTATCGCCGCCGGCATGACGTACGTGATCCTCACCGGGGGCATCGACCTCTCGGTTGGCTCCATTGTGGCTCTGAGTGGGGTCGCGGTCGCCAGCGTGCTGAAGTGGGAGGGTACCTCCGTTGCACCGCGGATCGTTCTGGCCATCCTGTGCGGGCTTGCCGTCGGTGGGCTCAGCGGGCTCCTGGCGGGCACGGTGATCGTACGCTTTCGCGTGCCCCCGTTCATCGCCACCTTGGCCATGATGACGATCGCGCGCGGCCTCGCCTTCCTCTACACAGGGGGCCGACCGATCTGGGGGCTCCCGCGCGAGTTCGATTTCATCGGCAGGGGCCATTTTCTGGGCGGCCTCCTGTCCCGAATCCATCCGGGCCTCGCCAGTATCATCCCCTTTCCCGTAGTTATCATGCTTGCCGTCTACGCTGTGGCGCACCTGGTCCTGACGCAGAGCCCTTTTGGCCGCTACGTGTACGCGATCGGGGGAAACGAGGAAGCCGCCAGGCTCTCCGGGATCAAGACCCAGCGGGTCAAGCTTACGGTCTACGTACTGAGCGGGCTGGCGGCTGCCCTGAGCGGCGTCATCCTCGCCAGTCGACTGGG includes:
- a CDS encoding ZIP family metal transporter, which encodes MSGWKEGLAALIGDNPLVQGLAGGLMITFLNTLGALLVLVVPRVTQRFLDAALGFAAGVMLTASFTSLILPGIDRAGIFPVAAGIILGALFLDLADHLIPHLHALSREEGPHTERIRAVWLFIIAITLHNMPEGLAVGVGYGSGNIGDAFALTMAIGFQNIPEGMAVSFSALSAGMGKRFYASLVGVRAGLVEIPLAVLGAWAVSAMTAILPYAMGFAAGAMLYVISDEIIPDTHGRGHERIATLGTMSGVLVMLYLDIVLG
- a CDS encoding Gfo/Idh/MocA family oxidoreductase; translation: MRRGMTRREFLRHSAATGMFVSLGPRLVQPQGTKKTGPNDAITVGMIGVGARGQELMEAVMKVPGTEIVAVCDAYKGRVRRAIDRTQGRAKDYGDYRNILADKGIDVVVIATPDHWHARQAIEALEAGKDVYIEKPLTYTVDEGVEIVHAVRRTGRILQVGSQGMSSAIQEKAREIVASGKLGQITMIRAYYNRNTASGAWIYPIPPDASPETVDWEMFLGPAPKRPFSLERFFRWRCYWDYSGGIPTDLFVHLCTSIHFVMGAKMARSAMAMGALYRWRESREVPDTVNAVLEYPEGFMVNMSTTFNNQRLGGSGFQILGTEGSLEVGGGELRFYPEIVHEDNGWIVRSWPKELEEAYYRDPKVLAAERPDTQPPRVLEAAEIYREEGLDATLVHMQRFFESVRTRKPPVQDALMGHRAAACAHMVNLSIRSGKIVYWDFDRETVKKA
- a CDS encoding sugar phosphate isomerase/epimerase; the encoded protein is MGEGSGLPFGVFVHADKRLPEFLDFLTVAGVSTCHLAIHSSSVPDGGQRDRLLELLSQCEIRPTVVFCLFEGEDYRDIPTVRRTVGLVPEEHRAERLRAAKAMAEVAAHLRAPAIGLHLGFLPPDRAGASYREIVEVTRSLSRWCAELGLWLHLETGQESAELLRDFLMDLGEPNVAVNFDPANMILYGTGDPVEAAEKLAPHIRSVHCKDARWSDRPGLTWGLEVPVGLGHVDFAGILRVLRRAGYREPLTVEREIEGEEQRRDIVAAIAYLKGLLANIWAEGD
- the hisG gene encoding ATP phosphoribosyltransferase gives rise to the protein MVLKLGLPKGSLQEATFRLFNRAGFFLSVGPRSYFPVIDDEEIEPVLIRAQEIAKYVERGVFDAGLTGLDWILETEADVHEVCELAYSKQTLRPVRWVVAVPKDSEIQSVKDLQGRRIATEIVHLTRKYLAAHGVEADVEFSWGATEVKAPILADAIVEATETGASLRANGLRIVDTVLESTTRLIANRESWQDPWKRQKIENLALLLQGAMAAEGRVGLKMNVPRARLQEVAGVVPSMKNPTISPLTDPDWVAMEVVVPEAEVRRLIPVLKQMGAQDIIEYPLNKVIP
- the hisD gene encoding histidinol dehydrogenase — encoded protein: MPIPIYRDEEATQFLERLEALRQEEDRQVEAVARSILEEVRSRGDDALRELTRRHDGVDLPPESFRVTDAEFQEAWEEVPGEVRSALASAAENIRRFHQRPLPESWLIWEEGGVILGERFSPLDRVGIYVPGGRAAYPSTLLMCALPAQIAGVQEIAVCSAPGPQGKAHPLVLVAARIAGIHEVYKIGGAQAVAALAFGTQTIRPVDKIVGPGNAYVTAAKRLVFGRVGIDMLAGPSEVVILADDSAEPAYIAADLLAQAEHDPMSVALLITPCGWLGQAVANELEEQLTDLPRREVAAESLRTRGGILLGRDLKECLQWINRLAPEHLGIHLPDPWPLLKEIRHAGSIFLGSYSPEAIGDYWAGPNHVLPTGGSARFSSALSVRDFLKASNVISYTRISLSAYASAVAGLARAEGLEGHARAIERRLVANASR
- the hisC gene encoding histidinol-phosphate transaminase; translation: MLLDNIRAEVRSLPGYSAPERGRPVVKLDQNECPFDLPEEIKRRALERLRTTPWNRYPGFENPELREKLAARLGVSPNQVLLGHGSNQIIYSLAMAVLERGTRLVYSPPTFSLFELVGRIFGAELHPVPQLPGFVLDGEAIAQAAEGARITMIASPNNPTGAALDPAYLDRIAGNTSGLVLWDEAYHEFYGRTGLPAVQRHRNVLVLRTFSKAFGLAGVRFGFLVGDPEVIAELRKVNLPFNVDRLSEAVVDVALDNDGFVRERVERIVRERQRLYTELAATPGVVVFPSETNFLLIRVPKAEIVFRSLLSQGVFVRSFVSVPGLEGCLRVTVGAPEENDLLLAALQKALAEAGVSVEQVPAEG
- the hisB gene encoding imidazoleglycerol-phosphate dehydratase HisB — translated: MNRNAEFHWKTREVEATVQVAIDGSGSAAIDTGIGFLDHLLETFARNALVDLELKARGDLEVDAHHTVEDVGIALGIALRQALGDKDGIYRYGWVILPMDDALVQLALDLGGRPYFSLVRERRLEKVGQFDGELAEEFLRALVNNLGMNLHIEVLAGWNTHHILEAMFKALGRAFRMAAERDPRTQGVPSTKGSLQ
- the hisH gene encoding imidazole glycerol phosphate synthase subunit HisH, translating into MIAVVDYGAGNLRSVEKALQAVGGDARLTDRPEEIRKADRVVLPGVGAFGDAAQRLRRLGLADAVLDVIRAGRPFLGICLGLQLLFERSEESSETPGLALLAGVVRRFPPQLKVPHLGWNAVRFLPSEPMFASIPQGSYFYFAHSFYADTPRSELVAGITEYGVDFPSALCWENVWAVQFHPEKSQRWGLQLLRNFLAM
- the hisA gene encoding 1-(5-phosphoribosyl)-5-[(5-phosphoribosylamino)methylideneamino]imidazole-4-carboxamide isomerase, whose product is MIVFPAIDLLDGNCVRLVEGKREAMTVYSDSPIAVARRWESAGASWVHVVDLNAAFGFGDNRDIVREICAETSLKVQLGGGLRTTDAVQKVRELGVRRVVVGTAAVRRPDWIAELVAEFGADTVAAALDLRDGLVAIRGWEEQQKIPPLDLAQKWAQNGLRHLVYTDIRRDGKLIGPDVEGAVRLAQLTGLGITVSGGIGTMDDLRAVLRAADVLEGVIIGKAIYEGAIDLAQALQLVRTGSQISE
- the hisF gene encoding imidazole glycerol phosphate synthase subunit HisF — encoded protein: MLAKRIIPCLDVNHGRVVKGVQFLDLRDAGDPVEQARFYDAEGADELVFLDITASAEKRPTLLEVVRRTAEQVFIPLTVGGGVRDVEDARLLLESGADKVTVNTAAVKQPRLITEIASRFGSQAVVVAIDARRSGGHWEVYTYGGRQATGLDAVQWAQHVVSLGAGEILLTSMDRDGTKDGYDLELTRAVAEAVSVPVIASGGCGRLEHFYEAFAMGHADAALAASVFHYRELAIAEVKRFLKERGIHVRE
- the hisI gene encoding phosphoribosyl-AMP cyclohydrolase, with translation MFVNEPHELLEVDRSVLDQLKYDDRGLLPAIAQDSRTGQVLMLAYVNRQSLEHTLATGLATYWSRSRRELWTKGLTSGHVQRVRRILFDCDLDAVLYLVEQVGPACHTGRQSCFFHVLKPTE
- a CDS encoding DUF2179 domain-containing protein → MSALLNSPWFTWVILPILIFCARIVDVSIGTMRIIFIAKEKRFLAPLLGFFEVLIWLLAIGQIFKHLDNALCYVAYAGGFATGNYVGMLLERRLALGTEVVRLITRQDPSELLRALQAEGFGTTVIDGYGSTGPVKIIFTLIRRKDRPHLLELIQEYTPGTFFSIEDVREAQAGVFPQTSRERKLILNLRRWNRKRK